The genomic region CTGATGTCTCTACCCGCACATGCACCGGGGTGGCCTGATCTTCTACTTTCAGCAACCGTTGCCAGGTTACGTCCCGTAAACCGGTCACGCCCGCCCCTGTTGACAGCTCTCCCGCTACTCTGGCCAGCTCCAGATAAGCGGCACCTGGCAGTACTTTATCATTATATAAACGATGTTCGTTCAGAAAAAACTCCGATCCCGTATATATGCTCGTAAATTCCTGTTTGCCTGTCAGGCCGTTATTAGACATTGTCTCCATTATTATACATATGTAAAAGGGGGTGTAAAATTTCCTGCTTTGCAACATGTAGCAAAGGGTGCAACATACTTTTCACAGTAGTGTCCTTTCCCTGTGGCTCCGGCATCCAGTACCGTTCTTTTGCAAAGGGATAAACAGGTAATGTTATCCTGACTGGCCTGTCCTCATCATACAAAACCTTCCAGTTAATGTTGGCGCCGGCCACCCACTGCTCAGCGATAGACATATATTCATGATCGTTTGGAACAGCAGCAGGAATGAGGTTGGCCGCTGAGGCTTTACTATCAAAAACATGACCGCTGAAAAAGTTACCGGTTTTTCCGTCCAGATAGGCAGTCAGCAGATACAGTAATGCATCCGTGTCTGCAACAACAGCGGAGAAGCGCGCGTCCATTGGTTCCCGGCAAACTTGTAATGTATAGGCCAGATCGTGTATATTAATATCCGGGGTGTTTATAATATAGGTTTTTAGATTCCCGACCTGCTCCCGCAGGCGGTCTTTATCCCGGGCTGACAACACTACAATGGCAGGCCTGTCGCTGACATAAGGCGCCGGGACAGGTGCCCTGTACTCTTCTAATACAACATGCGCATTATTACCTGTCATTCCAAAAGAGCTGACACCCGCCAGCAATAGTTTTTCATCCTGCCACCGCTCATTCCCTGTATTGATCCTGAAAGGAGAGCCTTCGAGTTTGATATACGGGTTTAACGTCTCGAAATTAGGCATCCGTG from Chitinophaga varians harbors:
- a CDS encoding polyketide synthase dehydratase domain-containing protein; this translates as MSNNGLTGKQEFTSIYTGSEFFLNEHRLYNDKVLPGAAYLELARVAGELSTGAGVTGLRDVTWQRLLKVEDQATPVHVRVETS